The sequence AGGAGGGGGCGGCGAATTGAGGGAGGGTCGTGAGGGGGCATCGCTTCAGGGAGGGGGGGTCAATGTCgtgaggggaatttgggggggtcgCCAATTTAGGGGGGTTCTGAGGGGGGGGGGTTCGTCTCAGGGAAGAGGGGGGGCAATTCCgtgaggggaatttggggggtcccgctcatgaggggaatttgggggggaggATCTCCCTcctgaggggaatttggggggggatCCCCCTGgtgaggggaatttgggggggcgTCAAAGGGAATTAGGGGGGTTCCCCTTcctgaggggaatttgggggggatcCTCTTcctgaggggaatttggggaggattcCCCTCgtgaggggaatttgggggggggaaTCTCCCTcctgaggggaatttgggggggaatcTCCCTCATGAGGGGAATTTGGGTGGGATCCCCCTGGTGAGGGGAATTTTAGGGAGATCCCCCTCAtgaagggaatttgggggggctCAATGGATTTTTAGGGTCCTTAACCTGCATTTTGGGTTTAATCACCTCAATTTTCAGCAGCAATCAGTAAGCAATCACTGATCAATAACCTATAATTAATCAATAACTGATATTTGATCAATAGCTCCCCAGGGAGGGGGTACTGCTTCAACCACCAGGCAAAGATCAGCCAGTGGGGTCATTGAGGTGGGAATTGATGTCAATAAGCTGATTTATCAGTGCAAATCAATAAATGATCAGTGATCAATAACCAATAGCCGACCAATATTGATTGATAACCGATTAGTAACCCTGCAGGACACGTGTACTACTTCAACCACCTGGTGAACGCCAGCCAGTGGGGTCAATACTGGGGCCTGTGAGGAGGTTTTGGTACCAATAACCAATTTTTTGATACCGATCGGTAACCAATCAGTAATCAATAACCAATAGCGGATCAATACCCCCCAGGCAGGGTGTACTACTTCAACCACCTGACGAACGCCAGCCAATGGGAGCGGCCGagcggcgcgggccgggcggagccgggccgggTGCGCTGCTCGCACCTCCTGGTGAAGCACAACCAGTCCCGGCGCCCGTCCAGCTGGAGGCAGGAGCGCATCACCCGCTCCAAGGAGGAGGCGCTGGAGCTCGTCAATGGTCAgggataaactgggataaactgggagtggtactgggataaactgggagtgATACtggggggatactgggataaactgggagtgATACTGGGGGGTTACTGGGGAGACTCAGCTGGAGGCAGGAGCGCATCACCCGCTCCAAGGAGGAGGCGCTGGAGCTCGTCAATGGTCAgggataaactgggataaactgggggggatactgggataaactgggaatgatactgggataaactgggagtgatactgggataaactgggagtgATACtggggggatactgggataaactgggagtaATACTGGGGGGTTACTGGGGAGACTCAGCTGGAGGCAGGAGCGCATCACCCGCTCCAAGGAGGAGGCGCTGGAGCTCGTCAATGGTCAGGGATAAACTGGGAATGgtactgggataaactgggaatgatactgggataaactgggagtgatactgggataaactgggagtgATACtggggggatactgggatatactgggggGATACTGGGGGTGATGGGCTGATGGGATACTGGTGATACTGGGATACTTGGGGTACTGGGAGtgatgggatactggggatactgggaatgATGGGATACTCAGggtactgggaatactgggagtgatgggatactggggatactgggaatgATGGGATACTCAGggtactgggaatactgggagtGATGGGATACTGGgcatactggggatactgggctTCATTAATGAGCTCAGGAGCTGGACATTCTTTATAAAAGCTCGCCAATGGCAAATAGAAACTCTGGGAATGAATCCCAGGAATTCCAAAGGATTTGGGATCTCCCCGGATTCCACCCCAAATTCCACCTTTTCCCAGAAGTCAGCCCTAAAATTCCACCATTTCCCAAAACTCATCCTAGAATTCCTTCCCTGGATGGTTCTTTTCtccaattttcccttttttttgggggaaaaaaaaagctcccTGAAATGAccgatttttggggaaaaaaaaactgggaatagtgaatttgggggggaaaaaaaagtgggagTGAGTGATGACTTTtcgggaaaaaaaaaccaggaatgTTGGTTTTGGGGTAGATTTGAGGATATTTTGGGATTGTCTCATTTCCCATGGAATCTGCGGCacccagggaattttgggagtggTTTTGATCCCtaaatttggggttttcccgTTTTTCTTCCAGGTTACATCCAGAAAATCAAATCGGGAGAGGAGGATTTTGAGTCTTTGGCTTCGCAGTTCAGCGACTGCAGCTCGGCCAAGGCTGGAGGAGACCTGGGAGCGTTCGGGAGAGGTGAGGGAttcatcccaaaaaatccccaaatccatcAATTCCAGGGGAAtcatccccaaacccccccaaatccagagGATTTACTCTCCAAAAAAAGACCCAAATCCAAGGAATTCCAAGACATTTatcccccctcaaaaaaaaccctcaaatccAGGGAAttcacccccaaaaaaccccaaatccaccaaTTTCAGGACTTTttctcccccccaaaaaaatctccaaatcATGCAATTCCAGGGGATTTATCCCTAAAATCAGCCATTTCAGGGGTtgtttccccaaaaattcacaGAATCCATCCAATTCCAGGGGATTTATCCCTAAAATCAGCCATTTCAGGGGTTGTTTCCCCAAATCCACCAATTCCAGGGGATTTATCCCTAAAATCAGCCATTTCAGGGGTTGTTTCCCCAAATCCACCAATTCCAGGGGATTTATCCCTAAAATCAGCCATTTCAGGGGTTgtttccccaaatcctccaattCCCAGGGATTTATGCCCCAAATCAACCCCGAATCCCCCGTAATTCCAACCGTGCTCCATCCAAACTCCCGGAATCGCCTCCCCCGGTGTTGAAATCCCGGATTTTTCTCCGGGAAGAGCCCCAAATCccgtttttttgggttttgttttgatttttgggggttttggtcGCAGGGCAGATGCAGAAGCCGTTCGAGGACGCCTCGTTCGCGCTGCGGGCCGGCGAGATGAGCGGCCCCGTGTTCACGGAATCCGGGATCCACATCATCCTCCGCACGGAGTGAAGTGCCTTGGCAGGgccggaattcccgggaatcCTCGGGAACCCGCGGAGGTCTCCGGGAATCCGCGGGAATTCACGGGAATCCGTCGGAATCGATGGGAATCTGTTGACTCCACGGGAatccatggaaatcctcaggaaTCCGCGGGAATCCacagaaaatccatgggaatCCATGGAAATCCTGAGGAAATCCACagaaatccatggaaatcctcaggaaATCCACGGGAATCCACGGAAATCCTCAGGAATCTATGGGAATCCATGGGAATCCACAGGAAATCCATGGGAATCCATGGAAATCCTGAGGAAATCCACAGAAATCCGTGGAAATCCACAGGAAATCCATGGGAATCCGTGGAAATCCTGAGGAAATCCACAGGAATCCGTGGAAATCCTCAAGAAATCCATGGGAATCCACAGGAATCTGTGGAAATCCTCAGGAAATCCATGGGAATTCTCAGGAATCCGTGGGAATCCACAGGAAATCCATGGGAatccatggaaatcctcaggaaTCCACCGAAATCCATGTGGATCCACAGGAATCCATGGAAGTCCATAGGAATCTGTGGGAATCCGTGGAAATTCTCAGGAATTCCGCGGGAATCCGTGGGACATCTGTGGAGATCTCCAGGAATCTACGGAATTCATGGGAATCCGTCGGAATCGATGGGAATCTGTTAACTCCAAGGGAAGCCATGGCGATCTCTGGGAATTCTCAGGAATCCGCAGGAAAACCATGGGAATCCACAGGAatccatggaaatcctcaggaaATCCATGGGAATTCTCAGGAATCCACAGGAatccatggaaatcctcaggaaATCCATGGGAATTCTCAGGAATCCACGGGAATCCACAGGAatccatggaaatcctcaggaaATCCATGGGAATTCTCAGGAATCCACGGGAatccatggaaatcctcaggaaATCCATGGGAATTCTCAGGAATCCACGGGAATCCATGGGAATCCACAGGAATCCATGGAAATCCTTGGGAATCCACAGGAATCCACAGGAAATCCATGGAATCCACAGGAAATCCTCAAGAATCCATGGAATCCACAGGAAATCCATGGAATCTATGGGAAATCCATGGAATCCACGGGAAATCCACAGGAAATCCATGGAATCCACGGGAAATCCTCAGGAATCCATGGAATCTGGAAAATCCACGGAATCCGCAGGAAATCCATGGAATCCGCGGGAATCCCGCCCACCACAAACTCCAGATCCCACAATTCCTCCATCGTTCCGCGTCCTCCCGGGCGGGAGCGGAAACGGGGAATTCCTGCGGTTTTCGGGGAATTCCCGCGGTTTTCGGGGAATTCCTGCGGTTTTGGGGGAATTCCTGCGGTTTTCGGGGAATTCCCGCGGTTTTCGGGGAATTCCTgtggttttgggggaattcCTGCGGTTTTCGGGGAATTCCCGCGGTTTTCGGGGAATTCCTgtggttttgggggaattcCTGCGGTTTTGGGGGAATTCCCGCGGTTTTCGGGGAATTCCCGCAGTTTTCGGGGAATTCCTGCGGTTTTCGGGGAATTCCCGCAGTTTTCGGGGAATTCCTGCAGTTTTTGGGAACGTCGGGTCGGCCGGAGGCGGCTCCCGGTGGTCGCGGCTCCGGGAGCGCAGCGGTGACGGTGGCAACGATGACGATGACGATGACCAACAGTGGTGATGGTGACAATGGCCATGGCCAATGATGGTGACAATGACCGTGGCCAACAAAGTTGACATTGACCAACAATGGTGACAATGACCAATGATGGTGACAATGGCCAACTATGGTGACAATGGCCATGGGCAACGATGGTGACGATGACAATGACCAATGATGGTGACAATGACCAATGATGGTGACAATGACCAACTGTGGTGACAATGGCCAACTATGGTGACAATGGCCATGGGCAACGATGGTGACGATGACAATGACCAACTATGGTGACAATGGCCATGGCCAACAATAGTGACGATGACCAACAATGGTGACAATGACGATGACCAACGACGGTGACGATGATGAGCCGTGGCAACGGCCAACAATGACAacagtgatgatgatgatgacagtgccagatgatgaagatgatgacaccaatgatgatgacaatgacgGTGAAGACGATACCAATGATGATGACACTGATGACGATGACACCAATGACGTTGACAATGACACCAATGACGATGATGACACCAATGATGGTGACAATGACACCGATGACgatgatgatgacaatgatgTTGACAATGACACCAATGATGACAATGACACtgatgatgatgacaatgacgATGAAGAAGACGACACCGATGATGACAATGACGATGACACCGATGACGACAATGATGACAATGACactgatgatgacaatgacacCGATGACGATGATGACACCGATGATGTTGACAATGACACCAATGATGACAATGACACtgatgatgatgacaatgacgATGAAGACAATGACACcgatgatgatgatgacgatGACACCGATGATGACAATGATGACAATGACACtgatgatgatgacaatgacgATGGAGACCAGGATGACACCAatggtgatggtgatgatgacaatgacaatgaagACAACAATGAcactgatgatgatgatgatgatgaagatgacaCCAATGACGACGATGATGACAATACCAGTGAAGACCATGAcgatgatgatgaagatgacaCCGACGATGATGAAAATGACACCAATGATGGTGACGATGAAGACGATGCTGACACCAATGACGACGATGATGACAATGACGGTGAAGACACGATGACAccgatgatgatgatgacaatgaAGATGACACCaatgatgatgacaatgacgATGATGATGACGACGATGAAGATGACACcaatgatgatgaagatgacaCCAATGACGATGATGAAGATGACACcaatgatgatgaagatgacaCCAATGACGATGATGAAGATGACACcaatgatgatgaagatgacaccaatgatgatgaagatgacaCCAATGACGATGATGAAGATGACACcgatgatgatgaagatgacaCCAATGACGATGAAGATGACACCAATGACGATGATGAAGATGACGCcgatgatgatgaagatgacaCCAATGACGATGAAGATGACACCAATGACGATGATGAAGATGACAccaatgatgatgatgaagatgacaCCAATGACGATGAAGATGACTCCAATGACGATGATGAAGATGACACCAATGACGATGATGAAGATGACACCGATGACAATGATGAAGATGACACCGATGACGATGATGAAGATGACAccgatgatgatgatgaagatgacaCCAATGACGATGAAGATGACTCCAATGACGATGATGAAGATGACACCAATGACGATGATGACGATGACACCAATGACGATGAAGATGACACCAATGACGATGATGACGATGACACCGATGACGATGAAGATGACGCCAATGACGATGAAGATGACGACGATGACAATGAAGATGACACCAATGACGATGATGACGATGACACcgatgatgatgaagatgacgccgatgatgatgaagatgacaCCAATGACGATGATGAAGATGACGCcgatgatgatgaagatgacaCCGATGACGATGATGAAGATGACACCGATGACGATGAAGATGACGCCAATGACGATGATGAAGATGACGCCGCcaccgccgcggccccgcctggcccagcccctccccccccgcATGTTTATTTAActctttcctgctcttttctccccaaaaaccGCTCCCGACCGGAAAGTTCCGCCTCGTTCGATCCACGGGTTAATTAATTATTcctcaattaattaattaatcattaATTAATAGCAAACACGAGGTGTCCTTTCACCCGTCGGGAATTCCCCGGCACCACCGCTCAGACTTCCCGTAAAAAACCGccggatttttggggtgaattcacAGGAAATCGGGGAAAATGGCCGGAATTCCGTTTCTTCGCCGGGTTTTCAGTTTGGGGTGGATAAAAagttggatttggggtggattttttcCAAGATTTTGTGGTTCCGTTGTTGGTTTTGCTTCCGtttggtgggaaaaaaaaggaaaaatcccaaaaatcccagcttGGATCCGtgcaaaaattcccaaaaaaagctcttttcctgcagaaataaACCCCCCTCCAGTGgaatttctgggaattctgCGTCTTTATTCctctcattttttatttttttaattaaattggaaaaagggaaagTTCCAGCTTgaggttttatttggtttatttttgggaggggatttggagcttaaaatgaaggggaaaaaaaggctgaaattgggaattttgggatttatttaaagggaaaatgggatttattaGGAGGGAATAATTGGATTTATTTAATAAGGAATAATTGGATTTAATAGGGAATGATTAGATTAATTTAATAAGGAATAATTGGATTTAATAGGGAATGATTGGATTTATTTAATAAGGAATAACTGGATTAATTTAATAAGGAATCATTGGATTAATTTAATAAGGAATAATTGGATTTAATAGGGAATGATTGGATTTATTTAATAAGGAATAATTGGATTAATTTAATAAGGAATAATTGGATTTAATAGGGAATGATTGGATTTATTTAATAAGGAATAATTGGATTAATTTAATAAGGAATAATTGGATTTATTTAATAAGGAATAAATGGAATTAATAGGGAATGATTTGATTTATTTAATAAGGAATAATTTGATTAATTTAATAAGGAACAATTGGATTAATATAATaaggaataatttgatttaataGGGAATTATTGGATTTATTTAATAAGGAATAATTGGATTAATTTAATAAGGAATAATTGGATTTGTTTAATAAGGAATAATTGGATTTATTTAATAGGGAATGATTGGATTTATTTAATAGGAAATAAGGGATTTATTAATAGGAAATATGGGATTAATGGGAAATATGAGATTTATTaatagggaatttgggatttaatagggaatgtatttatttaatggGAAATATGGGATTTAATTAATGGGAATATGGGATTAATAGGAAATATGAGATTTATTAATAGGGAATATGGGATTTaattaatgggaattttggatTTAATTAATATGGAATGGGTTTAATTAATGGGGAATATGGGATTTAATTAATAGGAAATATGGGATTTAATTAATGGGAGATGTGGGATTTAATTAATGGGAAATACAAGATTTATTaatagggaatttgggatttaatTAATAGGGAATATATTAATTAAGTGGGAAATATGGAATTTAATTAATgggatttaattaatttaatgagGGATTTAGGGGGCAGTTCCAGGGGGTACTGGGGACaacaggaccccccaaaattccctaaaatcccccaaatccaccccaaaatccccccaaatcctcccaaaaccTAAAATCCTCCAGGtcaaagggattttgggggaattttggggtttttgggggacagaatttgggggattttgaggggattttgggggaatttggggttttggggcaggagatttgagatttttggggggacagaatttggggggatttggggtttttatggaaattgagattttttttgtgaggggtttttggggaggggatttCAGGGGGGtggggcagaatttgggggagttttgggggcaATTTAgcagaatttggggtttttggggcaggagatttggggttttggggggacagaatttggggggatttgggttttttatggaaattgagattttttttttgtgagggggtttttggggaggggatttCAGGGGGGTGGGGCAGAATTTGCGGGAGTTTTGGgaagattttgggggaattttgggggaatttgggatttttggggcaggagatttgagattttgggggacagaatttggggggatttgggtttttatggaaattga is a genomic window of Lonchura striata isolate bLonStr1 chromosome 21, bLonStr1.mat, whole genome shotgun sequence containing:
- the PIN1 gene encoding peptidyl-prolyl cis-trans isomerase NIMA-interacting 1, whose product is MAEEEKLPAGWEKRMSRSSGRVYYFNHLTNASQWERPSGAGRAEPGRVRCSHLLVKHNQSRRPSSWRQERITRSKEEALELVNGYIQKIKSGEEDFESLASQFSDCSSAKAGGDLGAFGRGQMQKPFEDASFALRAGEMSGPVFTESGIHIILRTE